From Bosea sp. NBC_00550, the proteins below share one genomic window:
- a CDS encoding gene transfer agent family protein → MVNRHRGETALMVAGETLPMRLTLGALAELEQAFAVDSLPALGERFVDGRLSARDIIRIIAAGLRGAGKAIRDEDVADLSFDGGLNGAIKAAIALLEATFGEGQGAHPPQPPEL, encoded by the coding sequence ATGGTCAATCGTCATCGCGGTGAGACCGCGCTCATGGTGGCCGGCGAGACGCTGCCGATGCGGCTGACGCTGGGCGCTCTCGCCGAGCTCGAGCAGGCCTTTGCCGTCGACAGCTTGCCGGCTCTCGGCGAGCGCTTCGTCGACGGACGCCTCTCGGCCCGCGACATCATCCGCATCATCGCTGCCGGCCTGCGGGGGGCTGGCAAGGCGATCCGCGACGAGGACGTTGCGGACCTCTCTTTCGACGGCGGGCTGAACGGCGCGATCAAGGCGGCGATCGCGCTGCTCGAAGCGACCTTCGGCGAAGGGCAGGGCGCCCACCCTCCGCAGCCGCCGGAGCTGTGA
- a CDS encoding rcc01693 family protein: MTAPAAFPWEEVMAFGLGRLAWSPEQFWAATPREIAAALKAQRGGAGGTTERVTLAALMAAYPDA, encoded by the coding sequence GTGACGGCGCCGGCGGCCTTTCCCTGGGAGGAGGTCATGGCCTTCGGACTCGGGCGACTGGCCTGGTCTCCGGAGCAGTTCTGGGCGGCAACACCGCGCGAGATCGCGGCAGCGCTGAAGGCGCAGCGTGGCGGCGCAGGCGGCACGACGGAGCGCGTCACCTTGGCGGCGCTGATGGCTGCCTATCCAGATGCCTGA
- a CDS encoding phage tail tape measure protein, whose protein sequence is MASDESVDSTRLSDLQSMDKLTQSLSKSSESFGKSIINAFSRGIVEGKRFEDVLRSVGRSMTDSLLKTALKPLQTGLSSLLGTGIKSLTGLFSGLSFGSMGGSVPVKAFAEGGVVASPSYFPTGRGLGLMGERGAEAIMPLSRGPDGRLGVRAGSGASRPLSVVVQVSTPDADSFRRSEAQVSAAIARAVARGNRAL, encoded by the coding sequence ATGGCCAGCGACGAAAGCGTCGATTCCACCCGTCTGTCCGATCTTCAGTCGATGGACAAGTTGACTCAATCTCTGAGTAAATCCTCGGAAAGCTTTGGTAAATCGATCATCAATGCGTTTTCGCGTGGTATCGTGGAGGGCAAGCGCTTCGAGGATGTGCTGCGCAGTGTCGGCCGTTCGATGACCGACAGCCTGCTGAAGACGGCGCTGAAACCACTGCAGACCGGCCTCTCCAGCCTGCTCGGAACGGGCATCAAAAGCCTCACCGGTCTCTTCAGCGGCCTCAGCTTCGGTTCCATGGGCGGAAGCGTTCCCGTCAAGGCCTTTGCCGAGGGCGGCGTTGTCGCCTCCCCCTCATATTTTCCGACGGGGCGCGGTCTCGGCCTGATGGGCGAGCGCGGTGCCGAGGCGATCATGCCGCTCTCGCGCGGCCCGGACGGGCGCCTTGGCGTGCGGGCCGGGAGTGGAGCATCGCGTCCACTCAGCGTCGTCGTGCAGGTCTCGACGCCCGATGCAGACAGCTTCCGCCGCTCGGAAGCGCAGGTCTCGGCCGCGATTGCCCGCGCCGTCGCACGCGGCAACCGGGCACTCTGA
- a CDS encoding DUF2460 domain-containing protein: protein MVDFHEVRFPLDVARGARGGPERQTQIVTLASGREVRNSRWAHSRRRYDAGLGIRSFDALAAVVSFFEERRGRLYGFRWRDQLDWKSCPPSHAPAAIDQMIGTGDGVTAVFQLCKAYGSGASAYSRMIAKPCGGTVRIALDGVEQMAGAFACDLATGRVTFPPGAIPPPAAAITAGFAFDVPVRFDIDAIEVDLSAFEAGEIPRIPVVEIIP, encoded by the coding sequence ATGGTAGATTTTCACGAGGTCCGCTTTCCGCTCGATGTGGCCCGCGGTGCGCGCGGGGGGCCGGAGCGCCAGACCCAGATCGTCACGCTCGCCTCCGGTCGCGAGGTCCGCAACAGCCGCTGGGCCCATTCGCGGCGTCGCTACGATGCCGGGCTCGGTATCCGCAGCTTCGACGCGCTGGCGGCGGTGGTGAGCTTCTTCGAGGAGCGCCGCGGCAGGCTCTACGGCTTCCGCTGGCGCGATCAGCTTGATTGGAAAAGCTGCCCGCCATCGCACGCCCCGGCAGCTATTGACCAGATGATCGGAACCGGCGACGGCGTTACCGCCGTGTTCCAGCTCTGTAAGGCCTATGGTTCGGGCGCATCGGCATACAGCCGCATGATCGCCAAGCCCTGCGGCGGCACCGTGCGGATCGCGCTTGATGGAGTCGAGCAGATGGCGGGGGCGTTCGCCTGCGACCTGGCGACCGGGCGCGTCACCTTCCCGCCCGGTGCGATCCCGCCGCCTGCCGCCGCGATCACGGCTGGCTTTGCTTTCGATGTGCCCGTCCGGTTCGACATCGACGCGATCGAGGTCGATCTCTCCGCCTTCGAGGCCGGCGAGATCCCACGCATTCCCGTCGTCGAGATCATCCCCTGA